The following are encoded in a window of Candidatus Methylomirabilota bacterium genomic DNA:
- a CDS encoding winged helix-turn-helix domain-containing protein has translation MVTQRKVLRFIAEETRQGHSISFKDLVERFDLSPEAACDHLKRLWRERLIEAVTHRPDRFHFRLRSGEILRDLRFRLAPRGQDRLEWYSERDKRTSWPWRS, from the coding sequence ATGGTAACACAACGCAAGGTTTTGAGATTCATCGCCGAGGAGACCCGGCAAGGACACTCAATATCATTTAAGGACCTCGTCGAGAGATTCGACCTTTCGCCCGAGGCTGCCTGTGACCACCTCAAGCGGTTGTGGCGGGAGCGGTTGATCGAGGCCGTCACCCATCGTCCGGATCGCTTCCATTTCCGCCTACGCTCCGGCGAAATCCTCAGGGATCTCCGGTTTCGTCTCGCACCCCGGGGACAGGATCGGCTTGAGTGGTACTCGGAGAGGGACAAACGCACGAGTTGGCCCTGGCGATCTTAG
- a CDS encoding helix-turn-helix domain-containing protein has protein sequence MSKKTTKTEGAYSSEEQISTLPAVSLDLDPYLSLRALAIYSGLSVRTLRKALADSVHPLPHYRPGGGKVLVRRSEFDRWMSRFRREGQDLDRMVSEALGGLKS, from the coding sequence ATGAGCAAGAAAACCACGAAAACCGAAGGCGCCTATTCGAGCGAGGAGCAAATCAGCACCTTGCCTGCCGTCTCGCTAGACCTAGACCCCTACCTGTCGCTGCGGGCCCTTGCCATCTATTCCGGCCTCTCGGTGCGCACCTTGCGAAAGGCCCTGGCCGATTCGGTCCATCCCCTCCCGCACTACCGCCCCGGCGGGGGGAAGGTCCTGGTGCGCCGTTCTGAGTTCGACCGGTGGATGTCGCGGTTCCGCCGGGAGGGACAGGACCTGGATCGGATGGTCTCGGAGGCTTTAGGAGGGCTGAAATCTTGA